In Lolium rigidum isolate FL_2022 chromosome 7, APGP_CSIRO_Lrig_0.1, whole genome shotgun sequence, the DNA window gttgttacaaattCAGTTTGGGATCCGCGGACTTGTTGTTCATCAGTCTAGCTAGTACTGACTTTCAAGCCTTTTCTATGCGGTGAAAGTTCAACTTTAATATTGTAGTACATTTAAATTTAATTTGTTTATCGAGTTAGTGTCTCGGTGGCAATCAAGTGAATCTATGAGGTGAAAAAGAAACTTTAAGTTTTGTAGATGGAAGTATAAGACATAAGAAAATGACACAACTCTTGAACACTTTCAAATTAAAAAATACAACTCTTGATGTAAAAGAGAGTTTATCATTTTTAGagggtgaaaagtaatgccttcaCTCAAATCTTTTTGTCTGAGGCATATACCAAAATTATAAAACTCCTGGACACTTTCAAATTAAGGAACACTTTGGACATGGTAATTTTGTCCTAAGAAAATCTTGAGAGTTTACCATTTTTAGAGGATGAAAAGTAATGCATTCACTCAAATATTTATGTCTCACGCATGTGCCAAAATTATATAGCTCTTGAACAATTTCAAATTAGGGAACACTTTGGACATGATAATGTTGTCCTAAAAAAATCTTGAGAGTTTAATACTTTTAGAGCGTGAAatgtaatgcagaaaaccaaacttgttGAGTAATTGCACAATCTAATTTATTTGTTTATGGAGGTTAAAGTATcggtggcaaactcgttatttcCATGGGGGatgaacggtcggtgggcacgatccacgTGACAACGGCTCGACCAATTAGGACGTAGCAGCCAAAATGAGGACAGGTCTAGACTTTTATAAGAGTTTGTGACTAAGAGAGAGAGCAAAACTGGGTACAAACAATGCCATTAACTATTATAAGTGGCGACAAGTTTGTGGCGAAAAGCACAAACAATGAATTTTAAGAGGCTAATTTGTTCTAGTGTTGCTCTGCCAACATCCAAGCTTCCTTTCCCAAGCGGCTTTCTGCTGGGTTTTATTTCAAGTACGTATCTTAATTTTTATAATGGATAGGTACTCATTTTGTTTCGAATACAAGAAAAAATCACTAAAAAGGTTGACTGAGCTTTAAGCTAGCTCTTTGGTTGATGGCGCCACCCCTCACGTGACGTTGTTTTCCTCCTCTAGcgtaaccctgcaaccacaacacGTTTGCCATCCTTCCCGCCCGAGGCCGGAGCGCTACCACGTACCATGCCACCCTGCCCTATCccgagctcctcctccaccgGTCCACCCAGCCCTGGGTCCACCATCATCCCAACCATCCCTCTAAGTTCGGCGCCTTCCCAATCTGTGCCAGCACACCCCCACCTCCTCGTTGAGTTTCTTGCTTGGCGACAGCGGCTCCGAGTCGCTCTAGTCCTCGTCGTCACCATCGCCGACTTGTGTTCTGTCGCGGTGCCACCTCTCTCTCCATGTCTTGTCAGTGtgccgcgaggaagaagaaatgGCCATACAGATAGGGATAAGGAGGGAATGCATGAATATTGGCGTTCTGATTCAACGGTGAACGTGCCCATCGAGGGGGTTGTTCGGCTGACCGAGAGCTAGAAAAAGAAGGGTGTGACTGTTTCTCAGTTGATTGAGAACGAATTTCGTTCTCActtagatgatgtcatcaaatttcAATTGCAAATTATTTTACAACTCATGACTAGCATGAATTAAGATGTAAATTAAATAGTATAAGAGTTAACTCAGCACGAGGTTAGTTCTCAACTagttgagaactagcaaatcccgaaaaagaaTGAAGTCATGTTTGGGCGAAGAAAAATATACCATCTCCGATTATTCTCTTGATCAACCTTGCAAAATGATAATACCACTCACACCACGTCACACATTTTATTTCATCAGAAGCAAAGCAGCACACTAAGCTGCATGCATTGGTACATAAACTGTTGTTTCGTCTCAAAACTGTTAATATCTACAGGATAGCCAGGCAAAACGCAGCACCAGAATGCTATATTTTGCCCTGAGAGCTAGGACGGCAGCAGTGCACCGGTGATCGTGGATCATTTTCCGAAGCTCATGTCGTAGGGCCTGTCGACAGCGGGAGACGGCGTCATCATCCAGTAGGACACCGGCGACCTCATCATCTCCATGGTGGAGGTGTCGGCGTCCTTGTTGTCCCGGTTGAGGTTCTTCCTGTCGAGGAACGCCGGCTTGACCGGCGGCGGGATGGTCTGGTCGGTCTTCATGGTGAGCATCCGCACGGCCTCCGACATGGCCGGCCTGGACTCCGGGTAGGGCTGCACGCAGAGCAACGCGATCTGGCACACCTGCATCACCTCCTTCTCCTCGAACCCCTCGCCGGCCTGCACCTTGGCGTCCACGAGCTCCAGGATCTTGTTCTGCTCGTACAGCCTCCAGGCCTGAGTACAAAAGTTCAGAGCAGAGAACGATTCTTCAGTCCGTGTTTGTGTCGTCGAGCTGGATCGATATTCAGACAGGGACAGGTTAATTTACGAACGTGTTCGGGCAGGTACTGCATCTCGTTGGGGAGGGTGAGGTCGGTGTTCTTCAGGCTGCTGATGATCTCGAGCACCAGCACGCCGAAGCTGTACGTGTCGGCCTTCACCGTCAGCTCGCCTCTGATGGCGTACTCCGGCGCCGTGTACCCCCTTGTTAGGACAAGCACAAGAATTAATACCGTGTACTTTCGTCGTCAGGCGATCGGAATTCAGTTGACGGCGACATCACTAGCCCTAGCTTACAGCGTGCCGGCGAAGGCGGTGCTGAGATACGCCTGGTCCTCCGGGAAGAACCGGGCGAGGCCGAAGTCGCTGATCTTGGGCTGGAACTTGTCGTCCAGGAGGATGTTGCTGGCCTTGATGTCTCGGTGGACGATGCGCAGGTTGGACTCCTCGTGCAGGTACTGCAGCCCGCGCGCGATGCCAACGATGATCTGGTGCCTGGTGCGCCAGTTCAGGAACGGCAGCCCATCACCCCCTGCGCAAGTTTCTCTTTGAGATGTGCTACTGGCTCTAGTTTAGGCATACGTAGTTCTGAACGGTGAGGAATGTTGGTCTTACCGAAGAGGATCTTGTCGAGGCTCTTGTTCTTCATGTACTCGTAGACGAGCAGGCGCTGCGTGCCCTCGGAGCAGCAGCCGACGAGGCGGACGAGGTTCTTGTGCTGAATGCTGGTGATCATGTTCACCTCCACGAAGAACTCCGACTCGCCCTGCCCGGACTTGCCCACGCTCAGCTGCTtcaccgccactttcttcccacaGTCCAGCTTCCCCTGAAGATCCACCAAAGCGCCATAAGAATTCACAAACTGGTGAGTATCTTCTGATGTTTCAGGCATAGTTTTTTTACCAGATAAACTGGCCCAAACCCTCCTCTCCCGAGCTGGTTCTTCTGGTGGAAATCCCTGGTGGCCCTCTTGAGCGCCGCGTAGTCGAAGTAGGTGATGGTGCGCAGGTTGCCGCTCATGTTGCCGCTGAAGTATTCGGGCAGCTCTGTTAAGTTTGTGCAGAAACAGAAATTGCGCTTAGGTCTCACGAGAGATGGCTGGTAAAGTACATCTGAAATTGTGTTTGTACTTTGTCTGCAACTGCATGCGCTGAGAAATCGAGAATAATGGTAATACGCTGCTCACCTGAAGGGCATCTCCTCGGCCTGAGCAGCCTCCTCATGATGCCCGGCCCAAGGAACTTCCAGCAGACGCCGAGCAGGATGATGATTACTACGAGGAGGGCGAT includes these proteins:
- the LOC124671206 gene encoding cold-responsive protein kinase 1-like yields the protein MAGSTTGAVFLALIIALLVVIIILLGVCWKFLGPGIMRRLLRPRRCPSELPEYFSGNMSGNLRTITYFDYAALKRATRDFHQKNQLGRGGFGPVYLGKLDCGKKVAVKQLSVGKSGQGESEFFVEVNMITSIQHKNLVRLVGCCSEGTQRLLVYEYMKNKSLDKILFASSTSQRETCAGGDGLPFLNWRTRHQIIVGIARGLQYLHEESNLRIVHRDIKASNILLDDKFQPKISDFGLARFFPEDQAYLSTAFAGTLGYTAPEYAIRGELTVKADTYSFGVLVLEIISSLKNTDLTLPNEMQYLPEHAWRLYEQNKILELVDAKVQAGEGFEEKEVMQVCQIALLCVQPYPESRPAMSEAVRMLTMKTDQTIPPPVKPAFLDRKNLNRDNKDADTSTMEMMRSPVSYWMMTPSPAVDRPYDMSFGK